Proteins encoded within one genomic window of Stigmatopora argus isolate UIUO_Sarg chromosome 21, RoL_Sarg_1.0, whole genome shotgun sequence:
- the LOC144067109 gene encoding tetranectin-like, with protein sequence MECKGVCMLMLVLMLLNCSLQQTPPKRKPARKDSNAAIEELQKQINDIVEDLNHLKEQQALQRVCLKGTKFNSKCFLADPAKKSYHTASEDCNALGGVLGVPTSADENDLLRDYLRLSVGRDEQVWLGINDMVTENTWADPTGGGIQFKNWDTSNNGGRQPDGGRSQNCAVLSGAGQGKWLDENCSDEKASVCQFNVV encoded by the exons atGGAGTGCAAAGGTGTTTGCATGCTGATGCTCGTCCTAATGCTGCTCAACTGCTCTCTTCAGCAGACTCCTCCAAAAAGGAAGCCCGCAAGAAAAG ACAGTAATGCTGCTATTGAGGAACTCCAGAAACAAATTAATGACATTGTAGAGGATCTCAACCATCTGAAGGAACAACAGGCCTTGCAGAGag TGTGCTTAAAAGGCACAAAATTCAACAGCAAGTGCTTCTTGGCCGATCCGGCGAAGAAGTCGTACCACACGGCCAGCGAGGACTGCAACGCCCTCGGCGGCGTCCTGGGGGTCCCGACGTCAGCCGACGAGAACGACCTGCTGAGAGACTACCTCCGTCTAAGTGTGGGCAGGGACGAGCAAGTGTGGCTAGGCATCAACGACATGGTGACCGAGAACACTTGGGCCGACCCTACCGGTGGCGGCATCCAGTTCAAGAACTGGGACACGTCCAACAACGGTGGTCGGCAACCAGACGGGGGTCGCTCCCAGAACTGCGCCGTGCTCTCGGGGGCCGGCCAGGGGAAATGGTTGGATGAAAATTGCAGCGATGAGAAGGCCTCAGTCTGCCAATTCAATGTTGTGTGA
- the cdcp1b gene encoding CUB domain-containing protein 1 encodes MWLATCGLFLLIILNSSECKQLTVRPDKGSSVTVSIGRPSDECTVCTVSGDNDTQMSCHSILVLEPEKEAKLLFNCSHPIEKSYLVTISQTIECTKDSCSPSTIETQPSLLNEFSRTFIWTISAPEKTVVRLIVLGEGLRKMSQPCNDGYQYSVATFEGGSKADTLYCKAGSVTHFDLLDQAVVSLQVKPKMQVESVVFQASAGPLKGRTVVVTVDSSTTIAINKFSQEPQCELCSGVDSARTCNEIGMTLSDVQNVDVDFSCLKPQEVYSVEVKKAIECTKNSCSPTAGETDPNTWKDFKRSLQWDINVPERTILTLDLPRDSLKQISAEDKCQEGPQYFVSTKKNDGQIKTNSYCRGGPVSHLELLGRTSLIVEVPQGEEMDRTVFTAKATPRAGRRLSVTPDPETIIILSRDTVEPDCSVCLGQPPKQTCDPKSLTLRESRNTSVEFTCPQPEDVFKVEINREIDCTATSCSGNIVQAESSLFPDFNRTFTWDLKVNSIRAFQLDFPDPGMKQISNEETCPDEHTYVLVTYLRTGPATIGTFCKGGSVTSIQVRYKGRVSLRVPGDRPMDPVDFKLSVGPETSMVAIVNVNLPRGVSDTTFISANYPNDFPDNQQMQWDFVVPAMHNYSVHFHDHMAPECLSKDVELEYRKQDKKMIKTGLTDKQPEDQQGNFGMVLKNCETNRTLQGLTLKFSVSTMRSGHPGTIAFPAYFPSVLCTVDLIKDQKVSLQIEKVGSDPYCEMSVNSQLSKKINVDAGSKAQLSFLDCPYEDVRLTASKVIDCQHVASCSETLLTVPTLDSCLRMPLHSFTWHLTIPQDSTIDLVSPSGSLQQSVPGQECKGPVFLHVEESDGFSVGDFCSNGIIQKVQVHANISITATTREFSKNKGPFLNVTFSKEIPETIIYQVSPNKTSPTLLATPNWPKGMRPGSTVSWIVSVPNQYQAGVQFVNVSQPKCNDRHTAIKVKMLDSEEELLSRREDEKMDDKLLVPRDFYLNMSNCIPEDGNFGAVTQIVLEQKSNLLAILLGIAGALLLLLIILAVICFFVKKKKKEHKDKEASIYMGRGNIFRSGERQFGKSRSNNESHVYASIDETMMYGNLLGDSSYADSMQDHFKGIQLDSYHTFTGPSELPVINEPEPEPEMDHFNTFLDPSESFIPPRPRTPIDRQDSLGFQDRRMVDNELYTFKNTGEMNTFRLSAAEMEPEPPPLDEFL; translated from the exons ATGTGGCTCGCCACCTGCGGACTTTTCTTGTTGATTATCCTCAACTCATCAG AATGCAAGCAGCTGACGGTGCGGCCCGACAAAGGCTCATCAGTGACGGTGTCAATTGGCAGACCCTCGGATGAGTGTACAGTGTGTACTGTCAGTGGGGACAATGACACACAAATGTCGTGCCACTCGATTCTTGTTTTGGAACCTGAGAAGGAAGCTAAGCTACTCTTCAATTGCTCCCATCCCATAGAAAAGTCTTACCTGGTCACTATCAGTCAGACAATCG AATGCACAAAAGATAGCTGCAGTCCTTCAACAATAGAAACTCAACCCTCCCTTCTCAACGAGTTCTCCAGAACATTCATTTGGACGATCAGTGCGCCTGAAAAGACAGTTGTGCGTCTGATTGTCCTCGGAGAGGGACTGCGGAAAATGTCACAGCCATGCAATGATGGATATCAGTATTCAGTGGCCACGTTTGAAGGGGGCAGCAAAGCAGACACTTTGTACTGCAAAGCGGGTTCCGTGACCCATTTCGACCTCCTTGATCAAGCTGTCGTGTCTTTGCAAGTTAAACCAAAGATGCAGGTGGAATCTGTGGTGTTCCAGGCTTCTGCTGGACCGCTAA AGGGCCGAACCGTAGTTGTGACTGTTGATTCCAGCACGACTATAGCGATCAACAAGTTCTCGCAGGAACCACAATGCGAGCTGTGTTCCGGTGTCGATTCAGCCCGCACCTGCAACGAGATTGGAATGACCCTGAGTGACGTGCAAAATGTCGACGTTGACTTCAGTTGCCTAAAACCTCAAGAGGTGTACAGTGTGGAGGTGAAGAAGGCCATAG AATGCACCAAGAATTCATGCTCACCTACTGCAGGAGAAACCGATCCAAACACCTGGAAGGACTTTAAAAGATCCCTACAATGGGACATCAATGTCCCAGAGAGGACCATCCTGACTTTGGACCTGCCTAGGGACAGCTTGAAGCAGATATCAGCAGAAGACAAATGTCAAGAGGGACCACAGTACTTTGTGAGCACAAAGAAGAACGATGGCCAGATCAAGACCAACAGCTACTGCAGAGGTGGACCCGTGTCCCATTTGGAGCTTCTTGGGAGGACTTCCTTAATCGTGGAGGTGCCtcaaggagaagaaatggacaGGACGGTTTTCACCGCCAAAGCAACACCCAGAG CTGGCAGAAGGCTGTCTGTGACCCCTGACCCGGAAACCATCATTATTCTCAGCAGAGACACAGTCGAACCTGACTGCAGCGTGTGTTTAGGCCAACCCCCGAAACAGACATGTGATCCAAAAAGCCTCACTCTGAGAGAATCTCGTAACACATCCGTGGAATTCACTTGTCCTCAACCTGAGGATGTCTTCAAAGTGGAGATCAACAGAGAAATTG ATTGCACAGCGACTTCCTGCTCTGGCAATATCGTCCAAGCTGAGTCTTCACTCTTCCCTGATTTCAACCGGACCTTTACATGGGACTTGAAAGTCAACTCCATTCGAGCCTTTCAACTGGATTTCCCCGATCCAGGAATGAAGCAGATTTCCAATGAAGAGACGTGTCCGGATGAGCACACATATGTTCTTGTGACCTATCTGCGAACGGGCCCTGCCACTATTGGAACCTTCTGCAAGGGCGGTTCTGTGACCAGTATCCAGGTGCGCTACAAGGGTCGCGTCTCTCTTCGGGTGCCAGGAGACAGACCGATGGATCCGGTAGACTTCAAACTCAGTGTTGGACCTGAGACCAGCA TGGTCGCTATTGTGAATGTCAACCTACCACGTGGTGTCTCTGACACGACCTTCATCTCTGCCAATTATCCCAATGATTTCCCTGACAACCAGCAGATGCAGTGGGACTTTGTTGTGCCCGCAATGCACAACTACAGTGTACATTTTCATGATCACATGGCGCCGGAGTGCCTCAGCAAGGATGTGGAACTAGAGTACAGAAAACAGGACAAAAAGATGATCAAAACCGGTCTGACTGACAAGCAGCCTGAGGATCAGCAAGGCAACTTTGGAATGGTATTGAAGAACTGTGAAACCAACCGGACGTTGCAAGGCCTCACTTTGAAATTCAGCGTTTCTACTATGAGAAGTGGACATCCAGGTACA ATTGCTTTTCCTGCATATTTCCCATCAGTTCTCTGCACAGTCGACCTGATCAAAGACCAAAAAGTGTCCCTGCAAATTGAAAAAGTGGGTTCTGATCCCTACTGCGAGATGAGTGTAAATTCACAGCTTTCAAAGAAGATAAATGTGGATGCTGGCAGTAAAGCCCAGCTTTCCTTCCTGGACTGTCCTTATGAAGATGTGCGATTGACAGCTAGTAAAGTTATTG ATTGTCAGCATGTGGCTTCTTGCTCCGAGACTCTACTCACCGTGCCCACGTTGGACTCCTGTTTACGGATGCCTCTCCACAGCTTTACCTGGCATCTCACCATCCCTCAGGATAGCACCATCGATCTGGTCTCACCATCAGGGAGTCTGCAACAGTCTGTGCCTGGCCAGGAGTGTAAAGGTCCTGTTTTCCTTCACGTAGAGGAGAGCGACGGCTTCTCCGTGGGAGACTTTTGCTCGAATGGAATTATCCAGAAAGTTCAAGTGCATGCCAATATCTCCATTACGGCAACGACCCGAGAATTCAGCAAGAACAAAGGGCCTTTTCTCAATGTCACCTTCAGCAAGGAGATCCCAG AGACCATCATTTATCAAGTCAGCCCCAATAAGACCTCTCCAACTCTGCTAGCCACGCCCAACTGGCCCAAAGGAATGAGGCCTGGATCCACCGTTTCCTGGATTGTGTCTGTGCCAAACCAGTACCAGGCGGGGGTCCAGTTTGTCAACGTCAGCCAGCCCAAATGCAACGACAGACACACTGCCATCAAGGTGAAGATGCTGGACTCTGAAGAGGAGCTTCTGAGCCGCCGGGAGGATGAGAAAATGGACGACAAGTTACTGGTGCCTCGCGACTTCTATCTCAACATGTCCAACTGCATACCAGAAGATGGAAATTTCGGAGCAGTCACACAAATAGTTTTGGAGCAGAAGAGCA ATCTTTTGGCCATCCTTCTCGGGATAGCGGGTGCACTTCTTCTTCTGCTCATCATCTTGGCGGTAATCTGTTTCTTTGTAAA gaaaaagaaaaaagagcaCAAGGACAAAGAAGCCTCCATCTACATGGGCAGAGGGAATATTTTCAGATCCGGCGAGAGACAGTTTGGCAAATCACGGTCTAACAACGAGTCCCATGTGTACGCCTCCATAGATGAAACTATGATGTATGGTAACCTTTTAGGGGATTCCAGCTATGCGGACAGCATGCAAGACCATTTTAAAGGAATACAGTTGGACTCTTACCATACATTTACCGGGCCTTCAGAGCTGCCCGTCATTAACGAACCAGAGCCGGAACCCGAGATGGACCATTTCAATACGTTCTTGGATCCGTCGGAGTCGTTCATCCCGCCTCGTCCACGCACGCCCATCGACAGGCAGGATAGTCTGGGATTTCAGGATCGCAGAATGGTCGACAATGAACTTTACACATTCAAAAACACGGGAGAGATGAACACCTTCCGCCTGTCGGCGGCCGAAATGGAACCAGAACCGCCTCCGTTGGACGAGTTCTTGTAG